From the Hypomesus transpacificus isolate Combined female chromosome 24, fHypTra1, whole genome shotgun sequence genome, the window CCCGTAGAGGAAGGAGCGGTTGAGCACCTGCAGGATGAAGGTGAGGTACTGCAGGGGCAGCAGGGGCGTGGAGGCACACAGGGAGAACAGAAGGCACTGCAGCGCcgtcaggaacagagagagcacGGACGCACGCAGGTCCGCCTCGTGCTCACTCtcgcctggaacacacacacacatacacacacacacacatacacacacatacacacacaccaggacactgATAAGATAAGCGGTAACTCCCACCTTTAAGCTCCCTTCTCCAAAATGCACAAAAAGAAACGGTTAGATAACACGACCCTGGGATGGGGTTGGCAAACAGTTCcaacatgtgtgtgggtgtgtgtgggtgtgtttgggtgtgtgggtgtgtgtgtgtgtgtgtgtgtgtgggtgttttggGGCTCCCCTACCCGAGGCGCGGGGCTTCCCTTTCAGACGGTCCATGATCAGGCCGTTCCAGGGAGCACACAGGACCCCGCACAGCTGTGTGAGCGCAAACGCGTTGATGTACGTGCTCACTGCAGGGACAAACACAACCGGGTCAGATGAGGTTGAgtgcaactcacacacacacacacaggaaacacactggAAACTCTGCTCCAATAGATGTTTCCTCCACCTCCGTTTGCGATATGATACTTAGGACGTGGTAAATGTGACTTCACCCCCTTTGAATGCGAGTCTACGTCCGTACACATGTACATCTCAATGCACGCCATTGCATGAATACATGACCGAGCATTGAATGTGACAAATGGGAGGTTatctttgcttgtgtgtgtttgtgtgtgtgtctgtgtgtgtttaaatcgAGCACGTACGTGAAACCATGCGTGAAACCTTCAATGCACAAATCGTCCCGCGTTTGACAGTTTAtctatttttttgtttattattttctgTGCTTTCGTGTGTGGGTGCGCGTGCTAACCAAGCGAAGGCTCTCCCTGCGTCAGTCTCTGCAGCATGGGGTTGAGGGTGCCGATGAACAGATAGTGCCTCAGCTGCATGACGGAGAGCCACAGCAGATGGAACACAAAGAACTTGGACAGCACGCAGTCCTTGTAACTccgctctgagagagagagacccaggaaAATGTGAGGAGAAAACGAAAGAAGGGAATACGCAACGGTATTTAACGATTCCAGGTTGCGAGACGTCGAAGAAAAGGGTTCTTTCACACGGGCGTCAAACgaacgtagacacacacacacacacaccgtctttTGTTGGTGCGCTCTCCTTATGCATTGGGGTTTGCTCGTCGACAGCGTCGCTCTGAATGTTGCCATCGGGTGAGGCCCGCGCAGGGGTGAAGGTCTTGCTCTGGCCACAGGTCATCCTGTCAGGACGGCGTCACGCCGGTTAGAGTCAGAGGTCAAGCAGgcacagcacacagcagcacTGGAACACCTTCTGGGGTTACATTCTGGAGTTCTGGTTTTggcttatagtttttttaatcaaatggaATAGAAATCTCTCCTGTCCTATTTGTACTAAACCTTTGACCAGAACATAGGATGTGACCCCAGTACTGACCCACATCTGCATGCTACGGTCCACAGGTGGATGATGTGACCCTGGTACCTACCCATATCTGTAGCCCTCTGGCAGAGAGTAGGGGATGTGACCCTGGTACCTACCCATATCTGTAGCCCTCTGGCAGAGGATATGGGATGTGACCCTGGTACCTACCCATATCTGTAGCCCTCTGGCAGAGGGTAGGGAATGTGACCCTGGTACCTACCCATATCTGTAGCCCTCTGGCAGAGGGTAGGGGATGTGACCCTGGTACCTACCCATATCTGTAGCCCTCTGGCAGAGGGTAGGGGATGTGCTTCGTGGGCAGAAGGAGGAAAGTCCTGAGCAGATGAATGACGCTAAACGACGCCAGGGAGAGGAAAGACGCGCGGAGAGACACCCCCGCCTCAAACACCAgctatgaagagagagatgcggAGGAGACAGGCCTTAGTCCAAATATTGAAAATGTCTGATGTCATCCATGGGAAAGCCAAATATTttgatgcgtgtgtgcgtgtgtgtgtgggggggtctttaccttgatgatgaggaagagggcagaggaggagtcGAAGGCTCCATTgtagagggtgatgatggtggagcGATGAGCCCCAAACAGGTTTCCTACCTAACAGGGtcacagggaacacacacacaagcacggcGTTACTGGAGCTTAGTTCATGTTTCAGATCATccaggagtgtgtgtactgtacacattcCTCGGGATCACATGGCCAAGCTGTatggagcatgtgtgtgtgtgtgtgtgtgtgtgccccggGGATGACCATTTGTAGAAGCACaagacaacacaacaacaacccgCCCCCCTAGGCTGGCGTGGGCCTGGTTTCCACGGAGACAGACCTGCATGTTAGTGACCAGGAACAGGATGCCTCCCACGGCAATCAAGGAGAGAgcggggaagaggaggaaggccaGCTctgagagaggcaaagagaagagatgtaaagaaaaaaactgtgGGGAAAACGATGGATCAATCAGTGGTGGAGTGTGGTGGAGTGTGGAGACAAACTAGGGGGGGGTCACCTGAACTGGAGAAGGCCACAAAAACAGCCCCGGTGGTGTAGAGAGATCTGATgaggaggacagagcagagGTCAGCACCTCCACCAGGCTCATACAGGTGAGAGCATTACAATCCAAGGTCGTTCACGACGCAGGGCTAGCTTCCTTGCCAAAAAGGACAGCAGTCGTCCAACCAGAGGAGCTGGGTTACGCGTTATCTCCCAGAGGGTGGAACTCCCTGAAAGGCAAGTTCTGTGAGCTGAGGTGCttcctgagcccccccccccccccccccccccccccagtcagcCCTCTCTGCCAccttgcccccccctcccccccccccctgtttaaACAGCCTTTACCCTACATTACCTCTGTTTTCCTACCCTCTCCATCACTTTCCTCTGAGATCCAGTTCCCGTCTGCACCCCTCCTCCCGTCCCCTcctttcacctctcctctcccgtctATTTGCATTCCTCCTTTCTTTAATTTCCCCCGGCCCAGCCTCAGTGAAAACACATGGACTGGCTTGGGCCATGGTACGGGTTTGTTGTTGTGgatctggggtggggggggttaaagGGAGGTTCTGGAGGGCTGGGTCATTATCTGGGTCTGTACCACATTAACCTGGGCTGACCCCCAACAACCTTGCTGACTCAGCCACACCCTGAACATGTCTCGCATTCACATATTCATCCACAAGTAGCCTTTCAGCCCCCCCCGGTCCCTCCCCCATTACTTTCATTATCTCCCTCCCTAACCTTTATCCCCCTCACTCAGCAATAAAAATCCCTCTTTCCCCtgccctttctctccctgtctgttgcTAGGTCTTCTTGGCGAGTTCTCAGGCCTCCATTCCTAGCCTGCCAGCGTTGCAGTGCTTGGCTCTGCGTAGCAACCACCCCTTAGCCCCAGAAAACATCTCCACTGTGTCCAATGGTCTTTTTCACAGAAATCAGACACCCTgccatttcccctctctctgtttctctctttgtaATGATGTAATAACTGTTCTAGTTAGtgtagtcagacagacactcacaggcggacagacaggcagacaggcagacaggcagacagacagacagacagacagacaggcaggcaggcaggcaggcaggcaggcaggcaggcaggcagagagacagtagAATAATTTCCTTCCCATAGTCCCACAGTACTAATCCACATCTGTTATTGTGAAGAAGCTTGATAAACCCTTAGAGGAAATACCAGGATGtgaccgagagagagaaaggaagaaaaaaggagTGAGACAAATCattgagagggagacagaaagacaatgaGATGGgggagacaaaagagagagtaTGACAAcaaaagagcgagagacagaattTGAGCCCCAAAACACATTGTAATGGTTCAAGAGTTACATCGGGATACATGCATGGTTCCCTCCGTAGCCTAGCCAccagagaaaagaagaaagccagagaggaaggccaaggaggaggggggcgagggggaggaggggctgggaaagccagggcagagaggagagtgtTGTGTATGATAAGTGGCTGGCTAACTGTGTTTAGTTTAGTAATAAGAGCTACAGGCTTCCTCAGCTGTCTGTTACTTAACACACACAAGCTTGAAATCAAATTAAAACTGAGGACTTATAAGTCCTCAAGTTTCTATATTTAAGATTTCAATTTCATCTACTTGATTCCCATCCCATGGCTTCAATATACTATTTTTTTTAAAAGTTACCTTAAATAAAAGATAATATTTTGATGTTTACTAACTTTACACAAAGCTTATTTACACCATTACAAAAGGAGCCCTTCTGATCATTTATTTTCCGCTGTACTTACGTCATGCAGTATgtgtacgtcgctttggataaaagcatccgcAAAACGAACAAAATGTCAACATTTTGACTGTGGCTTGTTTTAAAGCAAGCTTGGAACTTTGGAAGTTTCCATGGGGGCGATTTGAACAGACTTCAGgtgaaacaaacacactcacattcctAGAAGTCTGGCCACCATGGTACCGAAGCGGTCGAACAGGAAGCCGTTAGGCAGCAACAAGAAGTTGTTCATGAAGGATGCAATGGTGAAGATGAGCGAGAACTGTTCGTCCTGCTCGCTGCAGTCTAGTGGACAGGATGGACAAGTGAGAACGTGGtcagtgcgcgtgtgtgtgttttgtccttATGTTACCTGTTTACTGAAGCAATGTGCTGCATGGATTCTAATTTGTCGACTTAAATCTGCTAAACAGCGCACTGTCTGATAAATAAAATGTCTAATTAACACCATGAATCAACCGACCAGAGAGATCCACTGACCTGTGATCAGTGTGCCGTTGAGGCCCGTGGCATTGACACACAAGTAGCTGAAGTAGCCTTCCGTCTTCAGCACGAAGACCAGGGAGGCCCAGCCGAACACAGCCCCGGCAAAACACAGGCACTCCATGAGGCCCGTGACCAGGGTCAGCCAGCGCCGGACCCCCGCCGCCCCCTCGCACAGCAtgctgccctcacacacactaacacacacacactaacacacacacactaacacacacacactaacacacacacactaacacacacacacacgagacgatggtgaggcacacacaccacacgcagcGCTGTCCCAGCACACAGTACTGTCAGTCCCTCAGTTCTCCTCCGCAGGCTTTCTCACTGGCTTCACTTAACCTGCGAGGCaagaaaaacattgtttttagcGCTATTATTTTTGGATTATAATTCTTGCAGTATCGTGCAACCTGGACCAATACATAACTAAATAAAACATAAACATACAAAGAAGCGTAAATACGAAGTTAAGATGCCAAAAGAAGTTGAAACACACAATCATACCAAAATACTTCAGAATTCAATACTTTGATTCAAAGTATTCAACATACCCCCGCACAAGACAAAACGGCGCGCGTCTGCGTGTTCAATTTCAAAACTCTTCGATTCCACCGTCCACTTCCCTGACACAAATATGGCCCATCACCATTCACCCTTTCATACTCACTGATCTCTGTACGTTTTCACACAGGCACTCTGTCACAcaggtcctcctctctcttctctcgccCTCTGCACTCGACTTCTTTATATAGGCAGGCCCTTCCTTTCTTTGCcccagtctcctccctccttatcCGTCCTTCCCCTTGCCCACATCCCCCCACGTTCTCtcttcttccatccctcctcccttccctcttctcGAGCAGTGAGGTCAACAGCAACACAAGCCCTGACCTCAGCATAGTATTTGAACAGGGCACTCGTGTCAAAAGTTAAACCTACATTTCTACACACACCAAAACTGTAAGTCAGAATGAACTGTATGTGATGGGCCTAGTCTGTGCAACAGGAAGCCTACCTCTGGCTGAGGACTGAGGCCAGATGCCTGGAATAAGGTTTGTTCTATTACGATACGCAAAGCATTGCTTCAAAACATACATTCATATCTAGGCTTTGCATAGGAACATGATGGTGTGGTTGCTGTGTGCCTCGCTAGCAATGGATGACCAGTCATTTGGAATGTGTTGGATGCACGAGTACTGTAGTGTTGTCCATGGTCTGAGAGTAAAACTTTCATCACTTTTCAGGATGATGCAAGCGAGCTAAAAATGATCTGCACAAGACCTTTGAATCTCTATTTTACACCTCTCATCACAAGATCCCTTTGGCCAACCACAGCTCTTCCTCAAATCTGTGACTGAGGACACACGTCAAAGGCATCATGCtcacacagagaaaaaagagaactcATTTGAACTAGAGATTACATCCCTGTATgaaatccaccccccccccccccccccgcaccccctTCTCTGGACTGATTTCAACAGCCCAAAGGCCTACATCAGCATGTTTTCGGTAACGTGTGTTGGTGCCACTTCGTATTTGGGCTATACTTGCTCGTAACCACGGGAtactcctctctgtctcacttcctCTCACACAACTCAAGGTCTCTTTTTGGAGTCACGAAGACCCAGTGACGGTGAACGAAGGACAAGGAACTCCTACAGATGTAGATGGACCAGAGACAGCCACAGCAGATGATGCTCAGAATTTAAGGAAACGGTCACTGACTGGTTGTTCTAGAGAGTCTAACAAGTCTACAATTGTAAAATGACGATTTACAAGCTGGATGTTCACGATGGGGAACCCTAAGGAAATTATTGTCATAGGGATTTATTATGACTTTTGTCTTTaattatgaccccccccccccccccctccagtaaCCACACAGTAATTCCAGTGACCATGACAACACATAGCCTCATGACATCCATATTACTTCATCACCTCCGTATATGCAAGCGGGGGCGAGTTATCGACAAAAGCTATGGCCACATAACAAACGCGCGCACAGACGGCATACACTGATCAGATATCTAGCGTGGGCAAGGCGCATCTGTCAGTGCGAGTTAACGCTTTTGTCTCGGGTCATGCAGTTAAAACCTCGCAGCATGCTGTACGGCAGCACTGGGAAAAGCCCATGGAGAAATGTTTGGCAGTCGAGATAGGAAGAACGTTAACTTCAGCTCGTCTCTGCTTCCGTATGCAAATATGTAAACCAACTAAACTCGGTCTAGTTTTTAGTTAGGTTACATAACCCTAAACGTTTTCGGGTGGATGATTTTTTGAAACGATAATTAACCGACCTTAAATGATGAGGGGTTTTTTTTTCATCCGCTTTTTAGGTAGTAAAGCCTACATGTTTTGGTAACGAAAACAAAGCAGTTTACCTTGCCGTTTTCATTGTGTTCTCCATCCGTTGTTTGAAACCATGATGTTTTTGATGCTATTCTAAGCGAGCCTTTAGAAACGGAAAGGAAAAATGACAAGACCCACCCAAGCACttacccttcctctccttcccacaTACATACCATTCGCCTCTGTCTGGCACGTAGCTTACAGTAGAGAGAGCATCAGACGCACCACCGGGCCAACTAGCTGCTCTTGTCTAACAAGCTAGCCTCTGGGTTGTCAGATTGATGGATTGCCGCTCTTTGCGTCAGCCACTTGATTTAACAACAACAATTGGGCATCATAAAATGTATAGatgttattatttttttttatacatctCATACCTGACTAAAGCTTCACGGAAGATCCTCCTGTCAAGGGAATAAAACCATGCCTGTCACAATGTCTACAAAGTGGTGACAGTGGATCGATCCAGCCCTGACAAGCTAGAACTGCTAGGAGATTGTTCAACTGTAATGTTAGCAAGCAAACATGTTATTAATTTTTGTACATTAAAGATCAAATAGGCTAAGAGGAATGCATTGTAAAATGATTTCCtacatgtagcctacttatttTTCACTCACTAACAAACTTGCAAAATTTGGGCAATCATTTTAAAGCTTTGGTGAGAAGAAACGTCAAAGCTGAATCTCACAGCCTGTACAACACCACCACCCAGTGGCCGTTCATTGCAAActcaacaaaaaatattttggggTCTCTTATTGATAAATACTATACTCTCAACCACTGAATAATGTTACATTTTCAGAGAAAGTTGTGGTCCTGCAACAAGGTTCTGGGGATCCAGATTGACGCACCCAGATGTTCCATCCATACCACCCTGCTCACTACAGACCAGCTACAGTTCCTGGGGTAAGCTCACTCTTTActtcacttacatttacattacatttacatttattcatttagcggacgctaatatccaaagcaacttccaagagagagctttacaaagtgcataggtcactgataataacaacaagatagccccaaagcattgcgggtagccaaaacaagcacacattgtgaacaaccaaaaaacaagtgccaaagggaaaaaccataaaggcatgtagttagcaagttacaatttaaacaacatgaatctgtaagtgcaagtgtacctgtagaaaaaaacaaggaacagtaaaataaaaatataagattaacaAAAAAATTGAATACATTAATGAAAATGCTACTCCCGGGGTCCAGCCAAGTCAGCCCAACCCAAGCCTGAACTGATTCTTAAATGCAACAGTTCAGCCTGCTCACTCCAAGGAGCTTCCGTCAGGAACTCCTCGGACAGCAGCTCATAAGTGCAGCGGAGGCAGCCAGTCTCATCAAGtagggcctacacacacactcatattgtTCACAGAAACATTGTCATCATCAGTGACTCAAGAAGCCTACAAGTACACAGATGCCACACATCAAGTCCTGACTCTTGTCACcgtttcccctccccccttttttctctcttcctttctctctttccctctctgtccccatctCATTCTGCACAGATGAGCTGCCTTGTTGGCACCTGGGTTGCCAGATATGTCAGCAACCCCGCGTACAAGTGGGGTCTTTTCGAAGCTTTGAATCGTGGCAGAATAGGATGGTGAGTTCTAGGAAGATGGCAAGGCTAGTGATGAAAGCAATTCTGTCCTCAACACAGGGCTCTATGTTATGttaatttgtgtgtgagtgtgtgtgtgtgttgtcaggacTCCCACAAGATGTTCTGCATGGTCAATGTTTGTATTGCTTAATGAACAGCTTGGCTTGGTGCTGCTGATCCTGCTCTTGCTACGCTGATGGTCAACAGAATCTCACCACTTGTATGTAACACCACCACCCAGTGGACGTTTACTGCTAAAGCAACAATAAATTCACTAGGACTAGTGTTCTtttagcctgatgttgtcatactcataattctagtcagaatatgtgtctgaaaactctccgttgggctgtgactacggggcgtgtttcaaccgaactcgtaaaacaaatgcctcttcgctcaattggatagacctaaaaccaatcagagcaacgaattcaacccaagcgctctttcgtgacgttgttgattacgttactgttgatcatctgtccatcatcgtatgaagcccgccctggcaatttcattggtccgtcccgattctggttttctgtagttgtccccaatacgagaccctccagactcaacttcccgaccacattttttggtgggcggggagaagttgggctggcagccaggctaggattCTTTAGGGCCATTTATTATTTCAACACAAATAAATATTCACAGATAATTCTTTGAATTTCTACAGAAAGGACCACATTTGGTCAGGGCAGAGATACTGTGCTGCATACAGAGTGCTGATCACACCTTGTCATGGAACATGTGCGCAGTGTGTGACGATCTCTCAGCAGAGACAGAAATAACAATGATCTTCAGTCCTAATCTCTCCCTCTGGTTTTCTCTCTCATGCACGCTCTCCCACATGCACAcccgaca encodes:
- the LOC124486453 gene encoding solute carrier family 43 member 3-like codes for the protein MLCEGAAGVRRWLTLVTGLMECLCFAGAVFGWASLVFVLKTEGYFSYLCVNATGLNGTLITDCSEQDEQFSLIFTIASFMNNFLLLPNGFLFDRFGTMVARLLGISLYTTGAVFVAFSSSELAFLLFPALSLIAVGGILFLVTNMQVGNLFGAHRSTIITLYNGAFDSSSALFLIIKLVFEAGVSLRASFLSLASFSVIHLLRTFLLLPTKHIPYPLPEGYRYGMTCGQSKTFTPARASPDGNIQSDAVDEQTPMHKESAPTKDERSYKDCVLSKFFVFHLLWLSVMQLRHYLFIGTLNPMLQRLTQGEPSLVSTYINAFALTQLCGVLCAPWNGLIMDRLKGKPRASGESEHEADLRASVLSLFLTALQCLLFSLCASTPLLPLQYLTFILQVLNRSFLYGGNAAFISIAFPSCHFGKLYGLIMALSAVVSLLQYPCFALVKNVLGGDPLYVNVGLTGLTLTAFVHPVYVHLHCRRLAAQRTKNARSS